From the Rhinolophus sinicus isolate RSC01 linkage group LG02, ASM3656204v1, whole genome shotgun sequence genome, one window contains:
- the EMP1 gene encoding epithelial membrane protein 1 gives MLVLLAGIFVVHIATVIMLFVSTIANVWVVSDVGKASVGLWKNCTNFNCDGDLPYIHEDALKAVQAFMILSIIFSVISLMVFVFQLFTMEKGNRFFLSGATMLVCWLCILVGASIYTHHYAGGQQVYANSHHGYSFILTWICFCFSFIIGILYLVLRKK, from the exons ATGTTGGTGTTACTGGCTGGCATCTTTGTGGTCCACATCGCCACTGTCATTATGTTATTTGTTTCCACCATTGCCAAC GTCTGGGTGGTTTCCGATGTAGGAAAAGCATCAGTCGGTCTGTGGAAAAACTGTACCAACTTTAACTGCGATGGAGACCTGCCATACATCCATGAAG ATGCGCTCAAGGCAGTACAGGCCTTCATGATCCTCTCCATCATCTTCTCCGTCATCTCTCTCATGGTCTTCGTGTTCCAGCTCTTCACCATGGAGAAGGGCAACCGCTTCTTCCTCTCGGGGGCCACGATGCTGGTGTGCT GGCTGTGCATTCTGGTTGGTGCGTCCATCTACACTCATCATTACGCAGGAGGTCAGCAGGTCTACGCTAACAGTCACCACGGCTATTCCTTCATCCTGACCTGGATCTGCTTCTGCTTCAGCTTCATCATTGGCATTCTCTACCTGGTCCTGAGAAAGAAATAA